From the Primulina tabacum isolate GXHZ01 chromosome 15, ASM2559414v2, whole genome shotgun sequence genome, one window contains:
- the LOC142527698 gene encoding uncharacterized protein LOC142527698: MAASPPLILLTSLLLLSTTQSHSLFFSNYRILVSLSHSLASRVATLRAARGDVLGAARARNLARIIERGMGLGFYKLVLNVGWDFLKNFAWSDTMSFGTLAAVLPDLKELLAAVGDFNRINSDAGRVAWIGRNYGNVLRVSKSLFARLLKVFGQSGSTRELLEVLQKEVLEGDLLKDCLELGANDLQGLIQVFKDIVSQYAYATTKTEL, translated from the exons ATGGCGGCTTCTCCGCCGCTTATTCTGTTAACTTCTCTGCTTCTGTTGTCTACTACGCAGTCTCATTCTTTATTCTTCTCCAATTACCGCATCCTCGTATCCCTATCCCATTCCCTCGCTTCCCGCGTAGCTACCCTCAGAGCTGCTCGCGGAGACGTTCTTGGCGCGGCGCGGGCCAGGAATTTGGCTCGGATAATCGAGCGTGGGATGGGTCTTGGATTCTACAAGCTTGTTTTGAATGTGGGATGGGATTTTCTAAAGAATTTCGCGTGGAGTGATACAATGTCATTTGGAACCCTAGCCGCCGTTCTGCCGGATCTTAAGGAGTTGTTAGCGGCTGTAGGCGACTTTAATCGCATCAATTCGGACGCGGGGAGGGTGGCCTGGATAGGTCGAAATTACGGGAATGTCCTACGGGTTTCGAAGTCGCTCTTCGCACGACTGCTGAAAGTTTTTGGTCAATCC GGGTCGACACGTGAATTGTTGGAGGTGCTGCAGAAAGAAGTTTTGGAGGGTGATTTGCTAAAGGACTGCCTTGAGTTGGGTGCTAATGACCTCCAGGGTTTGATCCAAGTTTTCAAGGACATTGTTAGTCAATATGCTTATGCCACAACGAAGACTGAGCTGTGA
- the LOC142528053 gene encoding subtilisin-like protease SBT5.6 codes for MKTNNYLFVAFSILVLHVSCISCAERQVYVVYLGEHSGTKTFQEIEDIHHSYLHAVKGSKEEAKKCIIYSYKNVINGFSALLSPEEGDMLSGMDGVISVFRSHPRNNRLHTTRSWDFINLLEANWDPTRVNGEQFLRTAGYGKDVIVGVLDSGVWPESASFSDEGMDPVPATWNGTCEEGVAFNSSNCNRKLIGARYYLKGYEAIYGPLDPTTDLKSPRDIYGHGTHTASTIGGRRVDNAAAIGGVGNGTAFGGAPLVRLAIYKVCWLVPNQIPAEGNTCLDSDILAAFDDAIADGVQVISASLGRSRAVPYYEDGVAIGALHAAKRDIVVVCSAGNNGPAASTVTNVAPWIITVGASSIDRVFSSPVVLGNNVVLEGQSITPFQKGTYPLVYAGDVEIPGSTTDTTTGLCGNGTLSPSLVQGKAVFCWRGDTSEALEVQRAGGIATVLGNSYDGIGVVGRPYLIPGTVILSNETYGLLNYTETDQAPSATLIPTRTLIGTVPAPFMAPFSSRGPNLIEPNILKPDITAPGLNILAAWTEAASPLNVPSDNRVVKFQIDSGTSMSCPHVSAAAALLKAIHPDWSSAAIRSALMTTAKLTNNAGNQITDPLGNPATPFDYGAGHIQPSKAADPGLVYDASYTDYLLFLCNNRSNILDPSFTCPDDVPSPSNLNYPSLSIYGLTGSLSVTRSVTNVGMQNSLYSVTLDPPPGYEVEISPQTLKFSSLGEKQTFTIKVTAGTNATEFAYSYGWYSWSDGIHLVTSPILMLSTLA; via the exons ATGAAAACAAATAATTATCTGTTCGTTGCTTTCTCAATTCTAGTTTTGCATGTCTCATGCATTTCCTGTGCTGAACGACAG GTCTATGTAGTGTACCTTGGAGAGCATAGCGGCACCAAAACTTTTCAAGAAATCGAAGACATTCATCATTCGTACTTGCACGCCGTAAAGGGTTCGAAAGAAGAAGCgaaaaaatgtataatttacaGCTACAAGAACGTTATAAATGGTTTCTCAGCCTTGCTCTCTCCGGAAGAAGGCGACATGTTATCGG GTATGGATGGGGTAATTTCGGTGTTTCGTAGTCACCCCAGAAATAATAGGCTTCACACGACGAGATCATGGGATTTCATTAACTTGCTCGAAGCAAATTGGGATCCTACACGCGTCAATGGAGAACAATTTCTGAGAACAGCTGGTTATGGAAAGGATGTCATTGTTGGGGTACTGGATAGCG GCGTATGGCCGGAGTCTGCTAGTTTCAGCGACGAAGGAATGGATCCTGTTCCAGCAACCTGGAATGGGACTTGTGAGGAGGGTGTTGCCTTCAATTCTTCTAATTGTAATAG AAAATTAATCGGAGCTCGCTACTACTTGAAGGGTTACGAGGCAATCTATGGTCCCCTGGACCCGACAACAGACTTAAAATCACCCAGGGACATATATGGCCACGGAACTCATACAGCATCGACCATAGGTGGACGTAGAGTGGACAATGCCGCCGCAATCGGTGGGGTTGGCAACGGAACTGCTTTCGGGGGAGCCCCACTAGTGCGCTTGGCCATCTATAAAGTCTGTTGGCTGGTTCCCAACCAAATCCCCGCAGAGGGCAACACCTGCCTTGACAGTGACATTCTAGCTGCGTTCGACGACGCGATCGCGGATGGGGTACAAGTGATCAGTGCGTCCCTTGGTAGATCCAGAGCCGTACCATACTATGAAGATGGCGTTGCTATAGGAGCATTACATGCGGCGAAACGGGACATTGTGGTAGTTTGCAGCGCTGGAAACAATGGTCCTGCTGCGTCTACAGTGACGAATGTGGCGCCATGGATCATCACTGTTGGGGCGAGTAGCATCGATCGAGTCTTTTCCTCGCCTGTCGTGCTTGGAAACAATGTGGTTTTGGAG GGGCAATCAATTACTCCATTTCAAAAGGGGACCTATCCACTCGTTTATGCAGGAGACGTCGAGATTCCAGGCTCAACAACCGATACAACCACCGG ACTTTGCGGTAATGGTACACTTTCGCCATCGCTTGTACAAGGAAAAGCAGTTTTCTGTTGGAGAGGAGATACTTCAGAAGCATTAGAAGTCCAAAGGGCGGGTGGCATAGCAACCGTCCTTGGAAATTCTTACGATGGAATAGGAGTGGTGGGCAGACCTTATTTGATTCCAGGAACCGTAATTCTTTCAAATGAAACTTATGGGCTTTTAAATTACACCGAAACTGATCAAGCGCCATCTGCAACGTTGATTCCAACGAGGACTTTAATCGGCACTGTACCAGCACCATTCATGGCCCCTTTCAGTTCTAGAGGCCCTAACTTGATCGAACCCAATATCCTTAAG CCTGATATTACAGCTCCAGGACTGAATATATTGGCAGCTTGGACCGAGGCAGCTTCTCCTCTAAACGTGCCTTCTGATAATCGAGTAGTTAAGTTCCAAATAGATTCTGGAACATCCATGTCTTGCCCTCATGTTTCAGCAGCTGCTGCACTTCTTAAAGCCATACATCCTGATTGGAGCAGTGCTGCAATAAGATCCGCGCTCATGACAACTG CAAAACTAACCAACAACGCAGGCAACCAAATAACAGATCCACTTGGAAATCCAGCGACTCCATTCGACTATGGGGCAGGCCACATCCAGCCATCAAAAGCTGCAGATCCTGGACTTGTCTACGATGCTTCCTACACAGATTATCTCCTCTTCCTCTGCAACAATAGAAGCAACATACTTGATCCATCTTTCACGTGTCCCGATGATGTACCTTCTCCAAGCAATTTAAACTACCCATCACTATCGATATACGGTCTGACCGGATCTTTATCTGTCACAAGAAGTGTCACAAATGTAGGCATGCAAAACTCTTTGTATTCGGTGACACTGGACCCCCCTCCAGGTTACGAGGTTGAAATCAGCCCACAAACTCTAAAATTCAGTAGCCTTGGTGAAAAGCAGACCTTCACTATCAAGGTCACGGCGGGAACCAACGCCACCGAGTTTGCCTATTCATACGGTTGGTACAGTTGGAGTGACGGGATTCATCTGGTGACAAGTCCTATATTAATGTTGTCGACTCTGGCATGA